AGAACAGATGTCATTAAGGAGGTAACTGACTTATAATCTATAACATCTCTATTTATACTTTCTTTCATGCCAATTTTGCCACCAAGAGATGCCAAAATGCCAATTACAGCCGGAAGCTGCCAGTTTGGTATGCCGTACTGTACGCAGTCAGTTCGCAGTCAACCACCAAACATATCTCACAGTCTGGCTCGTTTGACTACTGCGATAAACAACGCCTTTTACAGCTAAATCGAACTGAGTACACAAActagtattacaatataactcGTAATACTCCAATGCATTTAGGCAATGACCATTTACACTAAGATAAACAAATAGACTTACGTAATATCAGATTCCTTATCGAGTTGTGGAAGAACACCGAAAAGCACGATGACGTCACCCTTAACCAGTGTAAACACGAAATTGTTGGACTACTCGTACAATAAGGAAAGACTTACTTCTTACCAAAGTCACAAGTAAGCAATGTGATATAATGATATCATCTTTCTCTATGAAAATAGAGATCAGCTTTTACAAAAACCGCACAATACCATCAGAATCTCTGGAATGTAACGGGATTCACTAACACCAGTGGAAATTAACCATTTAAACTCCCGATGCCGTCAGAAACGTCATTGACATTGACCTGGCTGTTATCAATTTCCTAACTTCGCATCATGTTGATGTGATTTCCCTTTCATTACGatttaattatctatttctatTCTACAGGTACACCGGATACGCAGCACGTGAACTTTTATGAGGACAAAACAAGGTCTAACTATGTTTTTCGTGATCCTTTGTTCACTGTCGTGACGTCAAGTTTGTCCAAATGTGTAGCCCTGTGTAATATAGAGTCAGAATGTTATGGAGTCAGTCTTCATATCAGCGATAATAGTTGCCGTGGTTACAAACGATTTGCTGGCCCTTCGACAAGCCATGGAACGAGAGTCTGGAagaaaggtaaatatcatttcATCTGATATTTCTTGATGTTATGCTGGTACACTATAGCTGACTTTAAgtaagctacatgtatatgtaagaTACATTCATTAGATCCAGGCGAAACTTAAATCTACTAGGATTTAAGTAGTGTTTTACGGTCAGAAATGTCTTAATGGCTTTGTTTTAATGTAAGAAGAAACATGAGAAAATAGCTATTAAGAAGCTAACACAAATGTATCGAACGTGAGGTTGATACCTATATTTTCAAATTCTCTCCTCAATGTAACAATTGCACAACACTTTAACTATAACTATTATGTTTAGCATGTCAAGTATTGTTGCGATTTATTAGATAGCAAATTATTGAGCTTAGCTCAGTATGATGTTAGATTTTCTTGATCTACAATAGATTTACAAATGATTTTTGAGATAATTTGAATTGTTTGAAGGATGGCTAGGAACTCATTCTCTCacatgcattttattttattacaataagataattacatttattacaaaaagTTAAAATCATATCATGCAGTACGccttgttgtacatgtatatcagtggAAATGTGCACAGTGATAAATATAGGGGCGAAACAACCATGGAGTGAAACAATCAAGTGTCGTTTGCAAGTATTCCCTTGTAATATAGAAAAGGGACATAACTGCCATAGAAAGTACATGGATCAAAAGTAATCATGAATATAGGTCATTGTGTTAAAGTACAAAGACGTAGATGAACACACATACAACCTTATTTCAGTATACATTGTTACAGTTACATTGTTTCAAATCCAAATACAGAAAGATGAATCTTTTatgatgatattttataaaatcatagTTTAATTGACTAACACCATTTATAATtgacatacaatgatattaAAGTACATATTGTCACTAGAGTAAGTTACTTttcaaaaatcacaaatacacgATATTTACCTCGTGTCCTTTataattttggaaaaataactaacgagagGTAACGAGATACCATATAAAACAACCtcgagtttgtgtgacctgtttctaccacaacaGAAAAGCTATTCCGTTATGCGAGTATAGATAACCCTTATGCTATATTGGGTCAAAAAAGgtgaaattcatttttgaaGAATATCGTGGGGATTTTGACGCATCCTTCGGTCTTATATATCGTCACTTCGGTGACTTTTAAAGGTAGCAGGTTTTCCCAATTATAATAGCAGGACAAAAACATGCTGATTCCTGATTTATATCacaccaacatcatattaaGTAAAACATGTACCAGCCACGTCCACCTGGATCTACCTTCAATTATCTTACCTGGATAGGTATGAAAGGTAATCTAAATGCAAAACTGACCAATTTTGGAAATTTACTTAATGACGTTTAGATTTGTAAAAAGTGCAACATTACGTCATGGCAAttcattgttgtatgtatatattataatattacgTGGAGTCGAATAAACAAGTTTGATGACCAAATTAAAGGTGTGAAGAATATATTATTCAAAACATCGCAATGTGCAGTCAAATCcaataattaaatcaaaatgtgattttaacAAAGTTATTGGGAATTCATAATTTTAGAAGCTctattattaatttttgtttttacattttttcgAGATAACTTCAATCATGAATTATTTCATGACAAATGCGTGCGGATACGACTTTGGTTAATGCgactgttgtttttttaaatcgcAGATATACGTTGCCATCCACACTTCACTTACATTAAGTCTCTGGATCTTTGTTGGAAAAGTTATAATTTGCTTGATTGGAATAATGCCAATAGATTTTGCTCAGAGGAGGACGCACGGCTGATAGTTTTCGACACGGCCAGCAAACTGGATTCCGTCCGGCAGGATATTTCTGAAGCAGGAGGTAAGTTTTCCAGAAGTTAATTCCCGTGAATAAATAGAGGATCTGTTATGTGTTTTTTAAAAACTACAATCATCAATCTTAGATGAACGTTATCATTTTCTTacgagcaaaaaaaaaaataaacattcaaaATGATAACCACCAATTTGATGTGAAAGGCAAATGCTATTTATAGATTCATAACTACCATCCTTTCTTCTTTGTGTACAACCAGCTGATCTTAATTAAGATCGTTATGATAATTCAAGTGATAATTCAACTTATTCCTGTGGCTACATTGATGAGAACAacttacattattttttatactGCCAAGTTTATACTTATGACAGAACTGAAGCTGTTAGAATTTCAAATGATATAGACCATCTCCACATGTATATAGTAGTCCTTACGATAATAAAGAGTAGGAAAATGTACACTTATACCTTATGTAGTGTACCATAGAATTTATTTCAAGTACTATACAGTCtagtttatatatcaattttagtTATTGTTTGGTGTTGAAAACTTTACTGAAAATTGTTATTAGAACATCTACTAAATTGAAATTTGATTCAACCTCATCAGTATATGTAGGTGCATAAATTAAGATGCAactattaaatataaatttatataatgtttggAAGTGCGTGTGTTTGAGAGGGTGTGTCTATGTAAGTAAGAGTGGCTAGAAAGAATGGGTGAAGGAATGTATGTAAGAGTCAACATGTATGATACATAATTAAGAAAAAAGAGATGGAGGAATATAAACAAGAGTCTAACAAAAATGGATGATGCATGATTTCACAATAAGTAgttaattacaatgtcaattgtatattgttttgtaacCCCCATTCTACGCAATGATGGTCAGTAGGACATGTGAGAGTCATGATTTATTGGATAAAGACATAAATCGGACGTATAATGATTACTACTATCTTTTTAAATCAAGTTGATCGAGGACTAAATTATTACTATTATACTAGCATGTTCTACCTTCATCTTCCCATATGTTGCACAAATGTGAACTCTGCTATAATTTATACTAACAAAAACGCAAAAACCAGTATTGTCGGAAATTGAGCATTTATTAATTGGCAATGGATAAATCAACAACAATATTGAAAAACTATCAGCATAAAAGCATACAATCTTTTCCTTAAAAAACGTTTTTCAATAAGttatcataataataattaacgACTTAATGTTgaattaagtaaaaaaaaaagactggAATATCATATCATGAAAAGTTTCAAAGTTAACGTCTCAAATGCGGGTACCTATAAAGTGCGAAACAAAtgcaaaacgaaacgaaacgaaagcAAACGAAATGAAACGAATCAAACgcaacgaaacgaaatcaaacacAACGAGaaagaaaacattgaaaaaatgaaaataaaaatagacTCTTCACAGGCCGAAGTGTCAGATTCTTATCGGTGTAAAAATAGGTACCCTCTCAAAGTTCAATGTTTTCAAGATAGACTAGGAGCTACCAAACAAACGTTAGCAGACGACAGAAATGTCAGAGGAAATGTTTATTTGAGTGAAAAAAAACATacctttaaaatattcaaacaattgataattataaatgtatgtttgaaacataaaacaatttatCTAGTGTTTCATTGCTATATTTCAGGATGGTATTATGATGCATGCACATACAAAGTTCAGTTGTACATACAACCAACCAGTGCTTAGCTGCTTACACGTCATAATGAGGATACTTCTGATATATGGTTGTATTCTTTCTAGTTTCCAAAGTCATTTAGATGGAGCCCATGAGTGTCTTAATTACTTGATTGTCTCTCCATGGACCAGAATCCCTGACGTCTGGAAAAGGGTCCATCTACGTCCTTTAAATTTATATCTTAACTCCGGTTAAGTTCATCGACACACCTCTTAAACAAGACTGTGTCCGCTCTATAACGAATACGATATGAGGATGTCGATACAAAACTCGATTAACAATCACTTTTCAGCAAGATCGTGATAACGAGCTGACATCAGTCGCGAAAGATGTCCACAGATTACCTTACGTCACACAGGTCGTTCGACGCTCTTTGAAGCATTACGATCTCCGGGAATTGCTCTTCAATGCCGTTCCCTATTAACAAAAGAATGCTCGAAAATTACAGACAAGACCACAGTCTTTGTATTTAGGGTGATATTAGACTGAAGAATAATTGAAAGTGTAGTCGGCTTTGTTTTGCTCGATTATAAGGTCCATGCAGCTGTAATACTCTGTTGGTTCGTGCGAAGACCGGATGACCAGGTGATAATTTCAACACCAAAAACAAGTAATACAGTTTAAACGTTTTATCTCCGCCACTGAATTTTTTTGTTAGAAGTCCCTGAATATGAACACATAAGTCACGCGACCATCTAGACGGCCGACGCTGAAAAACGacaaggaaaataaaaatattgaactATAAAAACCGGAACGATAACAAGAAACATATTAATTTTTGTTGCACAAGTATTTCACTCTTAGATGAACCTTTATTTAGACCTCGAGTTCTCATGAGCTTGCTAAAACACCGAAAGGCCTAGCAAAACATTGCAGAGATCTCTGATTTATCTTCCGCGCGTTCTTGACCTAATGGTGATCATGATCAGTGATTTTCTTTTATAGATACAATGCAAGGGAAGTAACTGCCAATTTCCTATGCAGCATCTGTTGAGTTCTGTTTCAGTGATATTTCAATGTACTAGTCTTgttgatgatattatgatagtatatacagttaaaccttAAGGAGGGGGTGTCAAAGGCATTAGCCTTTTGTCCAGTAccaaatgttttatcaataaagtctttgtaaaatgaaacaaaaagatCTTGTCTAAACGGCCGTGACAGAATATAGCCGAGGCCGATATGTAGTGCTATCCTAAATTAtgttacatgtgtttgtgaGAGAAAGTGTCAGTTGACTGTATTGTGTCATAATCGTGTTGGAaagttatttgaaatgtttttgtgttgtgcGTCGTTTATGAGGCTGGGAGCGCTTTGTAAATCCGATAACCGGTGATTTCCATGATGTAATTTGGAGGAATATGTTGATCATACAGCGTTAGAGCCATGTATCTATGTGTGCTGTGGTTGGATAGTTTCTTTTTATTCGAGAGTGGGTGtcatttttcttttgattttgttaagTTCATTTACTCCGATGACCTATTTCTTGAACTAATGAGCCACGCAGTCCAAAATTGACAGTATTTAGATTTCTACATCCACGGTTACCCTTTTACTTTGTGGTTGAACTAGATTCTATTGTATGTTCAATGTCTGTATTGCGACCTATTTTAGTGCTGTGTCATGATAAGTGGAAGATTACCTTCAGAATTCGATCATGGAAATGTCTTTGTCCATTTTTGCGCTATCACTTCATTGATCATATTTAACTTTATAACagtaatttgtattgtatatttacagaaaCTGGATACTACTGGGTAGGAGGACAATATGTGTTTGGTCAATGGGAATGGCTGGACGGTACTAAAGTGGACATGAGCACAACTTTCTGGGGACCTGGGGAACCAAACGATAGTGGTGATTGCATTGGGTTGGTAATGTTTTCCCACATGAAGTTTGATGACGGCAGGTGTACGGCTACCTTAAGATATATTTGTGAAAAACCATAAAAAATGGCTGAAAGGATTACCCTCCACCCTAGCCTTATCAGATATCCATAAgcatttgtttacttttttaatttttactttaaaaataatttcattgttCACATCTAACAAAATTCATTGAAAGTAACGCATAGCCTTTAAACTCTCTCATCACAGTCATTAACAACAAACACTCATATATTCAAAATCATCgaatgatttaaacatattgtacatgttattgAATAATAAGTATTATTAGAATGACTAGCAGACttgattatttatattattattcatatatatatatatggggcaaagaagtaattcaaacagtgaggacaatgaggcttgtaaaattttcgaggcaatccgcgCCTTTATCAAaccacaaaaaatacaaatacaatcacataatatatataagaagtactggaaatacaataaaatacaataagaataatattttagtaactggagaaacaacaatgataccttcggcaaacgtgggtCGAAGGCGGatagaacgctatgcgaccaacggcagagatattttgaattcccccgcacgtgaaagtatatcgaagagttcaaagacgattcgtccctgACTACTGCGAGTGGACGATATTGCATTGATATCATATTTCAgaatttatattattatttttattctgaaatatgatatcaatacaatgtcgtccactagcagtatTCATCAACTGATTGCTCGCATCTATTTAGTATAATGATATAGCAGAGATGGAGTCCAGTAAATGATTTGTTTCTTAAGTGCAACAAGGCAATGGGAAAAAATGATCGCAATCTTGTACAGGAGAACTACGCTAGTAAGCAAGAGTATCATTTTGATTGGAAGTCAACAAGCACGAGTTAAAATTGCTGACACAATTGATATGCGGTAATGTAAACTTTTCTATCTTcattgtatatttgtacattgaTTTTGGACAATAGGTTTGGATAGGTTTTACATCTTATTTTGTATTGATCCAATATATGGCATTACGGAAAATGGACCGTTTGGATTATTCTATGAGGACATGAGGTTTGGAAAGAAATCGGAGTTGTAGAATTGAGTTCTTGGTAAACTAAAGGGAGATTAAACACTATATTACGGTAAGAGGGAAGAatgatattacaggtaaaacaggaATTGATTGTGTTATAATTATAAGAGGGCATTTTATTATCAACACTTTCAAAGAAAGTAATATTGATAGAGTTTCTGTTGGCAATCTGATTTAGAAGCAGGAGCAAGTACACTAGTGGTAATATTGCAGTACCAACAAAGGCATAGATAGCGAATATACTGTTTAACATATGTGGTGCTGTATAAAACGTTCAATCACAGTATATTCTGTCTGCTTCACCCTCGCGTTGGATGcagttatatgtaaggttaccATTGAATAAAGAAAGACATACCTGAAAGATATACGATGTAGCGGTTtattaaagggaaataactctttcTACCATAAAAGGGCCTAGAcctatttaaaacattttgaaagacaaagtgtcataatgttttgtttagAAGTGTTATTGATAAGAGGTTGTTTACAAGAAATATCTACAGAATTTAAGAAAAGATATGCTTGGAAACGTACTTGAAAGACTTgacaatacattataaataccaCTAAAGAAAAATTGTTGTTCATAACTCATTTACAATTGAAAAGAAGAGTTATATGAACTCTGTTGAGTTATGTATTGCCTGGTTCTGAGAACTGTTGGATTTATGAACATCATTCATTATGGAGAAACGTTTGGGAAAGGGCCAGTCAAGGAAAACTGGTATCAGATAAGAAATTAACAGTGTTGATTCAATCACTTGTACACCACTTGATTGTAATTGTGAATTATCTATTAActtattttgtatacatgtatatcattaaaatttgttttgaactTAGCTGTTAGTTTTCATATTTCTGTTATTATCACATTACTCTCTGCTCTCTGCTGTAGAGAAGACGAGGAACTTGTCACCGTAATCCACTTTCAGCAATGTTAAACCACATCTATTGTGTCGAAATCTTCAATCCAATTGTATTGTTGTTCTATTTTTTGATATAGGTGGTAGTACTTTTTGTTCGTTACGGTAGAATGACGATCTATTACTAGCCAAATCCAGCaattttgatgtatatatatctgatgtCTGGACATCCTATGGATCATTTCTGAGTTGGGAAATTTCTTCATTGTCAGAATAGATATTTGTGTACTTTCGTTAATGAAGTGGATGCCGCATATTTTACGAAGTGAGCGAACAATAGAAATTTAACCGACTGACAGACTTAAGACAATAGTAATATTAGATTGTGGTGATGGGACCTGAACATAAGTGAAGGTATAGTCGCCGCCCTTTGTAGTTTCTTTTTTTGATAACACAACAGGATTTCCGAGTGAATTTGAGCTGGGATTGAactagactggattacctgctgtagtttttcttctctccgctaggcttcgcttCGAAAATTCGTATTCATGAGCGCAACCTAGCGGAGAGAATGGTACTAAgacaggtaatccagtctaggGTTGCGCTTGGGATAGAAGCGCGGAAAGTGACAAGAGACAGACGGAATGATTGGTTGTGAATCTGGTTATGCATAAAACAGACCAAATTGACAGTGATATGTTGGTGAGATTTGATGATGATCACATACATACCTGTAAAAGATCGACATGTAGAAAGGATCCTGCTATACAGAATTGTTAAACTGATATGATGCTGAAATCAGCAAAACAGCTCATATCCTTTCTTTAACCAAAACATGAATACTTTTCACCTCATCACACATTTTTACTTCAAAGATCATCAACATATTCAAACAAGCTTATTGCTGTGATTTATTCAATACATGCAGTAATGTAACCCAAGCCAATGCTACATATAATGATTTGTTCAGAATATCAGGTTcgaattgaatattttattcaaaGCTCAAACAATCAACTTGAATGATCTTTGcaataaatgtatttgtttaaaattcaaaCTTACTTAAAAACAGACTTACAAGAATATTAGTTGGCTAGAGACGGACGTAGAGAGCTAGGGATGCTAAGTAATAGTGAGGAAAACATGAGCGTCCCGCAATTTCAAAATAACTATGGATGGGAAAATTTCtcagacttttttttttgcttagAAGATGTAGAGTCCCCCACAAGTGGTTGCTATTCTTTCCTAAGTGAAGGACAAGTTATGTACGACCTAACAGTCATGAGAGGCTTTGTACATCCGTAACAAGTACGCCAAACACACAAAGGGAGGGACTCTATTAAGGAACCCCAAGGGTATAGTAGTGATGTGGCAAGAAATTTTAATGACAAAGTTATTTTTAGATACTAGTATCGAAAAACATGCAATGCCtagataaattttgaaatgcTAAATTCTGGAATATCacagtatacatttatttggGAATTTGCACATTCGAAATaatttgtaatatatctttttaGGAACGTTAAAGAGCTCTCAAAGTTAATACGCAGATTTTCTTATTTGGTTTGATGATGGCTCATCTGGTATGGGAAGTATTTACGTTATTTAGATCTTCAACTTTACCTGTGGCTGATGAGAGGTTGTCAGACTTGTAAgtttctgtatcatacaaaatgtgttatTACTGAGGGACTCTACTTCGCTTATTTTCTTGTAcggtaatacatatatatacgcAACGTAGCAAAGTTATATTACTTGTTTACATTTCTCATAGAAGGACAGATTTGCGGGTACCCTTTGCAGTCCACGTGCTTTTTGTTGCTTcgttgtaaatatatttaaatgttgttacatattattaatatttagtTGACATAAAAGTTTTATTCCGcgtgttaaatatatatgttaacataAATCCTCTTATGACTTGGGTGGATCTGACATTGTACAATGTCCTGTGAGTGCCGATAGAACTAgatcacatcatcatcatcatcatcatcatcatcatcatcgagTTGTTCACTGATGTAGCAAGATACCAGTGATATTTGATATGTGCCTCAAATAACTGTCCGAAGGTATTCCATGTCTAGCTTTGGAAAGTCACAACTATCCGCAGTAACATATTGTTTGACAAATAGTGACTTGACTCTTCCGCCAAGATTAGGCTCATCTTTCACAAACATCACGTTCATAAACACTGTTTTATCTT
Above is a window of Pecten maximus chromosome 7, xPecMax1.1, whole genome shotgun sequence DNA encoding:
- the LOC117331027 gene encoding C-type lectin domain family 6 member A-like, producing MPITAGSCQFGMPYCTQSVRSQPPNISHSLARTPDTQHVNFYEDKTRSNYVFRDPLFTVVTSSLSKCVALCNIESECYGVSLHISDNSCRGYKRFAGPSTSHGTRVWKKDIRCHPHFTYIKSLDLCWKSYNLLDWNNANRFCSEEDARLIVFDTASKLDSVRQDISEAGETGYYWVGGQYVFGQWEWLDGTKVDMSTTFWGPGEPNDSGDCIGLVMFSHMKFDDGRCTATLRYICEKP